The Pongo abelii isolate AG06213 chromosome 3, NHGRI_mPonAbe1-v2.0_pri, whole genome shotgun sequence DNA window TACTTAAACAGGTTACACCATAAATCAATATCACAGTTTAGTTTTATAATCTATTGCCATAAATTACAAAAACATTGACTCAGTTGCTTAGTTCTAGTATATTATTCTGTTATTAGGCTACTAAGTGGAAATTATCTGGTATTGGACTGGTATTGTCAAATCTCTATTGAAGTACTTTTCAACATAGACGTTAAAATTGCTGCAATAATAAGTCCCTAGTTGGTTAGCCTTAGTCACGAACTCCCATGGTCTGATGGGCCTGCTCCTCTCCTTGTAGAGCAGCACTAGGAGCAGATCATCTTGTTCTTTAATGCATTCAACCACATCATATGTCTCCAAATGAGTCTTTTGTTCAAGCTAAAATGACAAGCAATCAACTTTGGTCTTTATAAACAGCTTGtctgagagaaaataaagagttGTATCATAGAAATTtacaaatataactttttaaattttaaattgcaaaatGTAAGTAAATACTATAGAATTCACCCAGCTATTCCTTTGATTGAACAATACTAATTATTTTGTCATGAATTTTAAGTAATGTCTTTATAAAGCTAAAGATCACAACTTATTTTCTAGATATATCATacgaaaatgaaaattataattctTCTTGGATTCCTGGGAGCCACATTGTCAGCCCCAGTAAGTGATTTTATGGCACTACTAGTCCCATTGTGTTAAACCTTCAACAATCCCTTCTTTTtactatttctgatttttttttcatttttacttttagctTATCCCACAGCGTCTTATGTCTGCCAGCAATAGCAATGAGGTTagtttaaataattaaaacaatctcctcctttttttaatggaaatcaaGTGGGAAGAGATAGAAGTCATCATTTAATTTATACTGTGTTCCTCTCCACTTGCTTTTATGTATATCCAAGCACATTTCTAATGTTCATATTTGATTATATAACAGGTTACCTCTAAAATATTATTCTGCTTCCCTTGCTTGATTGTTAATTCTTCAAAGCCAAATACAATATTGTTTATATCTTTTTGTTCTAATAACACCTAACACAGGTGTATATAGgtgtttaaaaacataaaatgactAAACCACTGGAATGTGTTAACGTTGTGCAATCTCATACCCAACAGAGGAGAGGTTGTTAAATCCCAACCTTGTTTTAAATCTAACTTCTAATCACTGTAATTTAATGTTAGCCTAGTGAGAAAATGTTCCACTTCGAACAAGAAATTGAGCAACCAGCTATGACTTGTGCTATATTTGCAGTAAACATTGTTCCTACTCATTTTAGTGTGTAGTAATCttgatttcatattatttttctttttctagttactTCTTAATCTTAATAATGGTCAACTTTTGCCACTACAACTTCAGGTACCTCCATTTCAATAAGTACTTTATGGGGAATATTTTCCTATTGCTTATTTATGTTATTtggtaagaaaacaaaatgtttcctGATTCTATTTTGGAAATCTCAATTTTTAACGTTATGAATTTGTCTCATATGTTCTAGTGGCCATTTGTTTGAAGATTAAAGTAAAAACTGTAATTTgaacaacatttatttattaagaacttggtatatgccaggcactaatTCTCACAATTATGAGATagttaaaagtaattattttacaCAAAGTCATGCCCAGTTAACCAGTAAGAGCAGGCTGAGGGGTTTAGGGTTAAGGTAGGGGAAAATACAGAAGGTTTAAAACCAGTGTGGTATATGCAGATGTTGGGCTCTTTTATCAACCTTATCCTGCCCCATATTTCTCATGGCCATCGGGAATTTAGCATTTGCTTCGTATTATTTGCTTGGTTCAAAATGAATCAAGATGCTGTCCTTTTTTATGTTGCAACATTGGAACTATAgaaattgtttgtattttgtctctttcttgctcaggacttttaaattctttttggcACGAAGGGAAcatgctttctttcctttgtgtctTTTTAGGGCCCACTTAATTCATGGATTCCACCTTTCTCTAGAATTttacaacagcagcagcaggctCAAATTCCAGGACTCTCCCAATTCTCTTTATCAGCTCTAGACCAGTTTGCTGGATTGTTCCCAAATCAGATACCCTTCCCAGGACAGGCCAGTTTTGCCCAAGGAGCCCAGGCAGGCCAAGTTGACCCCTTACAGCTTCAAACACCGCCTCAGACACAACCAGGCCCCAATCACGTAAGTCAGGCCTCTTTCATTTTGTTCTGAGGAGAGAGAACTGCATGTTTAATCTGACAATGAATATGAATCAGCTTTGAAATAGGCAGGGGTTTTTGaacaatattttttctcattatatgtTTCTACCATCACTGTAAGTAAgttctttcttatattttctgatttctaagacaaaaaacatttaaatcagCTACTCTAGGATACAGCAACAagccaaaaaagttaaaaacaagtcTAGGATAAGATAGGAAAACTTCAATAAAAGGCAGTTTATGTCAGCACATGTAACAGATGACTTTTTGTCGTGGAAACTTGTTAACACAAATGATAAATTTATATGGCTAGCTCTATGAAAAGCAGCTCAgggatttttaaataacaaagtcaagcatacatttttatataattttttttttggcaggtgaTACCCTATGTATTCTCCTTCAAAATGCCTCAAGAGCAAGGACAGGTAAATGGATATAACAACACTGCCCATAGAGATGGCTACATACACTCTCCACAATGCTTTCTATTTCTAC harbors:
- the ODAM gene encoding odontogenic ameloblast-associated protein isoform X2, encoding MVQIFLYRSRSKIYHTKMKIIILLGFLGATLSAPLIPQRLMSASNSNELLLNLNNGQLLPLQLQGPLNSWIPPFSRILQQQQQAQIPGLSQFSLSALDQFAGLFPNQIPFPGQASFAQGAQAGQVDPLQLQTPPQTQPGPNHVIPYVFSFKMPQEQGQMFQYYPVYMLLPWEQPQQTVPRSPQQTREQQYEEQAIPGGQQQLAFDTQLGTDPEIAVMSTGEEIPYLQKEVINFRHDNAGVFMPSTSPKPSTTNVFTSAIDRTLTPELPEEKAKTDSLREP